A genomic segment from Alistipes senegalensis JC50 encodes:
- a CDS encoding FkbM family methyltransferase, producing MKALIHKILYRTLPLEGYLRVVSRMFFLWQRLGIGRYAPATEYVYHLPQLVRPGDTAIDIGANLGYYARTISRLAGPAGCVYAVEPVAPIRKVLSRNLRRCANAEIVPYALGTENKPITMANDSARETGYFGTGQNFVNDGGQKAAAEFTAQMRRGSELFGKLERLDFVKCDIEGYEVVVMNEMRPLLEKFRPTVLIETGGANRPQIVALFTELGYRGCTLDRGREVPLTEDSTKDIIFRIGK from the coding sequence ATGAAGGCCCTGATTCATAAGATTCTCTACCGGACGCTTCCGCTCGAAGGCTACCTGCGGGTCGTGAGCCGGATGTTCTTTCTCTGGCAGCGGCTCGGCATCGGACGCTACGCCCCGGCCACGGAGTACGTCTACCACCTGCCGCAGCTGGTGCGTCCGGGCGACACCGCCATCGACATCGGCGCCAACCTGGGCTACTACGCCCGCACGATCTCACGGCTGGCGGGTCCTGCGGGATGCGTCTATGCCGTGGAGCCCGTGGCTCCGATCCGCAAGGTCCTGAGCCGCAACCTCCGCCGCTGCGCGAACGCCGAGATAGTCCCCTATGCCCTCGGGACCGAGAACAAACCGATCACGATGGCCAACGATTCGGCGCGCGAAACGGGCTACTTCGGCACGGGACAGAATTTCGTCAACGACGGCGGCCAAAAAGCCGCCGCGGAGTTCACGGCGCAGATGCGCCGCGGCAGCGAGCTGTTCGGCAAACTGGAGCGCCTCGATTTCGTGAAGTGCGACATCGAGGGGTACGAGGTGGTGGTGATGAACGAGATGCGGCCGCTGCTCGAAAAGTTCCGCCCCACGGTGCTGATCGAAACGGGCGGTGCGAACCGTCCGCAGATCGTCGCGCTCTTCACGGAGTTAGGCTACCGGGGCTGCACGCTCGACCGGGGGCGGGAGGTCCCCCTGACGGAAGATTCCACGAAAGACATTATTTTCCGGATCGGAAAATAA
- a CDS encoding MBL fold metallo-hydrolase codes for MKIACLQFNPIQENTYIVWDDTKECAVIDAGNSNPREDAALDNFIAEHGLKPVLAVNTHGHFDHTLGVEHLKQRYGIPFALSSKDRFLLDNAATSGSVFGVKVGQMPAAEIDLDTLSEVRFGKTSLRVIRTPGHTPGHVALYEPASKSLFTGDTLFRESIGRTDLPGGDYSWIMRSILDELVPLGDEVHVYPGHGPESTIGHETLYNPFIVEVLNEEVNYKER; via the coding sequence ATGAAAATAGCCTGCCTGCAATTCAACCCGATACAGGAAAACACCTACATCGTCTGGGACGACACGAAAGAGTGCGCCGTCATCGACGCCGGGAACAGCAACCCCCGCGAGGACGCCGCGCTGGACAACTTCATCGCCGAACACGGCCTGAAACCCGTCCTGGCGGTCAACACTCACGGCCATTTCGACCACACGCTGGGCGTCGAACACCTCAAACAGCGTTACGGCATCCCGTTCGCGCTGTCGTCGAAGGACCGGTTCCTGCTGGACAACGCCGCGACGAGCGGTTCGGTGTTCGGGGTGAAGGTCGGACAGATGCCCGCGGCGGAGATCGACCTCGACACGCTCTCCGAAGTCCGCTTCGGGAAAACCTCGCTGCGCGTGATCCGCACCCCGGGCCACACCCCGGGCCACGTGGCGCTCTACGAACCCGCGTCGAAATCGCTCTTCACGGGCGACACGCTCTTCCGTGAGTCGATCGGCCGCACCGACCTGCCGGGCGGCGATTACTCGTGGATCATGCGTTCGATCCTCGACGAACTGGTCCCGCTGGGCGACGAGGTCCACGTCTACCCCGGCCACGGTCCCGAATCGACGATCGGCCACGAGACGCTCTACAACCCTTTCATCGTCGAGGTGCTGAACGAGGAAGTGAACTACAAGGAGCGATGA
- a CDS encoding alpha/beta hydrolase: MKRFFTLVFALTLFCAGLSAQTAAYRTDRNIAYRDAAGDGYADSLCRLDICYPTDAKGFPTVVWFHGGGLTGGRREIPKALCDKGFAVVGVDYRLAPRVKVADCVEDAAAAAAWVVRNIASYGGDPGLIFIAGHSAGGYLTSMIGMDKRWMAPYGIDPDTAFAALIPYSGQVVTHFARRREMGVPDTQVVVDDMAPLNHVRPDCPPVLILSGDRELEMLGRYEENAYFWRMMRVAGHPDVQICEFDGFDHGNMPQAGHYVAVRYIRDRVKNWKGNCVPER, from the coding sequence ATGAAACGATTTTTTACGCTTGTCTTTGCCTTGACGCTGTTCTGTGCGGGGCTTTCGGCCCAGACGGCCGCTTACCGGACCGACCGGAATATCGCCTACCGCGACGCCGCGGGCGACGGCTATGCCGATTCGCTCTGCCGGCTCGACATCTGTTACCCGACGGACGCGAAAGGGTTTCCGACCGTCGTGTGGTTCCACGGCGGCGGCCTGACGGGAGGTCGTCGTGAAATCCCGAAGGCTTTGTGCGACAAAGGTTTCGCCGTCGTGGGCGTGGATTACCGCCTCGCCCCGCGCGTGAAGGTCGCCGATTGCGTGGAAGACGCCGCGGCCGCGGCTGCGTGGGTGGTGCGGAACATCGCCTCCTACGGCGGCGATCCGGGGCTAATCTTCATCGCCGGCCATTCGGCGGGCGGCTACCTGACCTCGATGATCGGCATGGACAAACGCTGGATGGCGCCCTACGGCATTGACCCCGACACGGCTTTCGCGGCGCTGATCCCTTACAGCGGGCAGGTCGTGACCCACTTCGCGCGCCGCCGCGAGATGGGCGTTCCCGACACGCAGGTGGTCGTGGACGACATGGCGCCGCTGAACCACGTGCGGCCCGACTGTCCGCCCGTACTGATTCTCTCGGGCGACCGCGAGCTGGAGATGCTGGGGCGCTACGAGGAGAACGCCTATTTCTGGCGCATGATGCGCGTGGCGGGGCATCCCGACGTGCAGATTTGCGAATTCGACGGCTTCGACCACGGGAACATGCCCCAGGCGGGACATTACGTCGCGGTGCGCTACATCCGCGACAGGGTAAAAAACTGGAAAGGTAATTGCGTGCCGGAAAGATAA
- the rlmD gene encoding 23S rRNA (uracil(1939)-C(5))-methyltransferase RlmD, whose amino-acid sequence MARKKANYPLVEGLEITTLAAEGKAMGRWNDVVVFVPMTVPGDVVDVQIRSKRRRFMEGFVVNYVKKSPLRSEPFCEHFGVCGGCKWQNLPYDEQLRFKTEQVRDQLTRIGKVELPEIAPCLGSAHTQFYRNKLEFTFADRRWLTREEIASAGDIGDAPAVGFHIPSMFDKVLDIRKCWLQPDPSNGIRNEARRFCIENGYTFHNARSHEGLMRNMIVRTASTGEVMVIVVFNSDDRPRITALMDHLAAAFPEITSLFYIVNTKFNDSVGDLDPVCYRGKDHIIEEMEGLRFKVGPKSFYQTNSAQAYELYKVARDFADLKPGDVLYDLYTGTGTIANFCAARCDRVVGIEYVPEAIADAKINSELNGIGNTRFYAGDMKAVLDDAFVAANGRPDVVILDPPRAGVDEPVIEVLLRAAPRRIVYVSCNPATQARDLALLDADYRVEAVQPVDMFPHTHHVENVVKLVRR is encoded by the coding sequence ATGGCAAGGAAAAAAGCGAATTATCCCCTCGTCGAGGGGCTCGAAATAACGACGCTCGCGGCCGAGGGCAAGGCTATGGGGCGCTGGAACGACGTGGTGGTCTTCGTCCCGATGACCGTGCCGGGCGACGTGGTCGATGTGCAGATCCGCTCCAAGCGCCGCCGCTTCATGGAGGGCTTCGTGGTCAACTATGTCAAAAAATCGCCGCTGCGTTCGGAGCCGTTCTGCGAGCATTTCGGCGTCTGCGGAGGCTGCAAGTGGCAGAATCTCCCCTACGACGAGCAGCTGCGCTTCAAGACCGAACAGGTCCGCGACCAGTTGACGCGCATCGGCAAGGTCGAATTGCCGGAGATAGCCCCCTGCCTGGGTTCGGCGCATACGCAGTTCTATCGCAACAAGCTCGAATTCACCTTCGCCGATCGCCGCTGGCTGACGCGCGAGGAGATCGCATCGGCGGGCGACATCGGCGACGCCCCGGCCGTGGGATTCCATATTCCCTCGATGTTCGACAAGGTGCTGGACATCCGCAAGTGCTGGTTGCAGCCCGATCCGTCGAACGGCATCCGCAACGAGGCCCGGCGCTTCTGCATCGAGAACGGCTACACGTTCCACAACGCCCGTTCGCACGAGGGGCTGATGCGCAATATGATCGTCCGCACGGCCTCGACGGGCGAGGTGATGGTGATCGTGGTCTTCAACAGCGACGACCGGCCCCGGATCACGGCCCTCATGGACCATCTGGCGGCGGCGTTTCCCGAAATCACGTCGTTATTCTATATAGTCAACACCAAATTCAACGACTCGGTCGGCGATCTCGATCCGGTCTGCTACCGCGGCAAGGACCATATCATCGAGGAGATGGAGGGGCTGCGCTTCAAGGTCGGGCCCAAGTCGTTCTATCAGACCAACTCCGCGCAGGCTTATGAACTCTACAAGGTGGCCCGCGATTTCGCGGACCTGAAACCCGGCGACGTGCTCTACGACCTCTACACCGGCACGGGCACCATCGCCAACTTCTGCGCCGCGCGCTGCGACCGGGTGGTGGGCATCGAGTATGTCCCCGAGGCCATCGCCGACGCGAAGATCAACTCCGAACTGAACGGCATCGGCAACACGCGCTTCTACGCCGGGGACATGAAGGCGGTGCTCGACGATGCGTTCGTCGCCGCGAACGGCCGTCCCGATGTCGTGATTCTCGATCCGCCGCGTGCGGGCGTCGATGAACCGGTGATCGAAGTCCTCCTGCGCGCCGCGCCCCGGCGGATCGTCTACGTGAGCTGCAACCCCGCCACGCAGGCCCGCGACCTGGCGCTGCTCGATGCCGACTACCGCGTCGAAGCGGTGCAGCCCGTCGATATGTTCCCCCACACGCACCACGTGGAAAACGTCGTGAAACTCGTGCGGCGATGA